A genomic stretch from bacterium includes:
- a CDS encoding NADH-quinone oxidoreductase subunit L — protein sequence MSGPNLQGLSVLAAEGTAEIVHVSGWFLSNAWIIPAVPAAGFFAILFFGKRLPRGGSELGIIAVGASLVLALCTVGQWISTVNGAGGAAVEPVVNRWTWWVAGGVDFTIGTLVDGLAVALLFVVTTISLLVHIYSTDYVAGDVRYTHFFAFLSLFTAAMLFFVLAENTIQMIVGWELVGVCSFVLIGHWWEEKPNSDAALKAFLTNRVGDIGLLVGVSVLFFAAGGTFSILEINTRAVDGEIGHTLLLISALCLLAAVISKSGQFFLHTWLPDAMAGPTPVSALIHAATMVVAGVYLVARLYGVFFEGMVIAGSSINALALIGGLTTLVGASLAFVQNDIKRVLAYSTISQLGYMVMALGVGAWTAAIFHLFTHAFFKACLFLGSGSVSHAVHSFDMKKDMGGLRKHMPHTYRTFLIASLALAGLPPLAGFWSKDEILAGTGGWGVFGGTGGNGAYTSMLVMGMITAALTAAYMTRCIYLTFFGSYRGHGHPHESGRRITVPLWILAVFAVGAGWTNLPKGFQIVPKSWTEQFGHYVEPPVSAHFYFPAIAHATPSWTLAAFSTLVVLVGAVASVAYYRRVDRRARAGGAATELVDGPTSRWTVARLGHTLLVQKYYLDHLYTGVVAKGTAGPVAQGAYWFNQHGIDEAVNQAGRKALAAGHVVYDKIDQKVIDGVVNTTGTASHGAGEELRRMQTGKVQQYAGVMFVASVILAAALILVL from the coding sequence GTGTCGGGTCCGAACCTTCAGGGGCTGAGCGTGCTGGCGGCCGAGGGCACCGCCGAGATCGTCCACGTCTCCGGGTGGTTCCTGTCCAACGCCTGGATCATCCCGGCCGTCCCGGCGGCCGGCTTCTTCGCCATCCTGTTCTTCGGCAAGCGCCTGCCGCGGGGCGGCTCGGAGCTGGGCATCATCGCCGTGGGGGCTTCCCTGGTGCTGGCGCTGTGCACCGTGGGGCAGTGGATCAGCACGGTGAACGGTGCCGGTGGGGCTGCCGTCGAGCCCGTGGTGAACCGCTGGACCTGGTGGGTGGCCGGCGGCGTGGACTTCACCATCGGCACCCTGGTGGACGGCCTGGCGGTGGCGCTGCTGTTCGTGGTGACCACCATCTCGCTGCTGGTGCACATCTACTCCACCGACTACGTGGCCGGGGACGTCCGCTACACGCACTTCTTCGCCTTCCTGTCGCTGTTCACCGCCGCGATGCTGTTCTTCGTCCTGGCCGAGAACACCATCCAGATGATCGTGGGCTGGGAGCTGGTGGGTGTCTGCTCGTTCGTGCTGATCGGCCACTGGTGGGAGGAGAAACCCAACTCCGACGCCGCCCTGAAGGCCTTCCTGACCAACCGGGTCGGCGACATCGGCCTGCTGGTCGGCGTCAGCGTGCTGTTCTTCGCCGCCGGGGGCACGTTCTCGATCCTGGAGATCAACACCAGGGCCGTCGATGGCGAGATCGGCCACACCCTGCTGCTGATCTCGGCGCTGTGCCTGCTGGCGGCGGTCATCAGCAAGTCCGGCCAGTTCTTCCTGCACACCTGGCTGCCAGACGCCATGGCCGGACCCACGCCGGTCTCGGCGCTGATCCACGCCGCCACCATGGTCGTGGCCGGCGTCTACCTGGTGGCCCGCCTCTACGGGGTGTTCTTCGAGGGCATGGTCATCGCCGGGTCGTCCATCAACGCCCTGGCGCTCATCGGCGGGCTCACAACCCTGGTGGGCGCCTCGCTGGCCTTCGTGCAGAACGACATCAAGCGCGTGCTGGCCTACTCCACGATCAGCCAGTTGGGCTACATGGTCATGGCGCTGGGGGTGGGCGCCTGGACCGCGGCGATCTTCCACCTCTTCACGCACGCCTTCTTCAAGGCCTGCCTGTTCCTGGGTTCGGGCTCGGTCAGCCACGCGGTGCACAGCTTCGACATGAAGAAGGACATGGGCGGGCTGCGCAAGCACATGCCCCACACCTACCGCACCTTCCTGATCGCCTCGCTCGCACTGGCGGGGTTGCCGCCGCTGGCGGGGTTCTGGTCCAAGGACGAGATCCTGGCGGGCACCGGTGGCTGGGGCGTCTTCGGCGGCACCGGCGGCAACGGCGCCTACACCTCCATGCTGGTCATGGGCATGATCACTGCGGCCCTCACCGCCGCCTACATGACGCGCTGCATCTATCTCACGTTCTTCGGCAGCTACCGCGGCCACGGGCACCCGCACGAGTCGGGCCGGCGCATCACCGTGCCGCTGTGGATCCTGGCGGTCTTCGCCGTGGGCGCCGGCTGGACGAACCTGCCGAAGGGCTTCCAGATCGTGCCCAAGAGCTGGACCGAGCAGTTCGGCCACTACGTCGAGCCGCCGGTGTCCGCCCACTTCTACTTCCCGGCCATCGCCCACGCCACGCCCAGTTGGACCCTCGCCGCCTTCTCGACGCTCGTCGTGCTGGTGGGCGCGGTCGCCTCGGTGGCCTACTACCGGCGGGTGGACCGGCGGGCGAGAGCCGGCGGAGCGGCCACGGAGTTGGTCGACGGCCCCACGAGCCGCTGGACCGTGGCCCGGCTGGGTCACACGCTGCTGGTGCAGAAGTACTACCTCGACCATCTCTACACCGGCGTCGTGGCCAAGGGCACGGCCGGCCCCGTCGCCCAGGGCGCCTACTGGTTCAACCAGCACGGCATCGACGAGGCAGTCAACCAGGCCGGGCGCAAGGCGCTGGCGGCCGGACACGTCGTCTACGACAAGATCGACCAGAAGGTCATCGACGGTGTGGTGAACACCACCGGCACAGCCAGCCACGGCGCCGGCGAGGAGCTTCGACGGATGCAGACAGGGAAGGTGCAGCAGTACGCCGGTGTCATGTTCGTGGCGTCGGTGATCCTTGCGGCCGCCCTGATCCTGGTGCTGTGA
- the nuoK gene encoding NADH-quinone oxidoreductase subunit NuoK: MLLNQFLILSAVLFAIGVYGVLARRNGVLVLMSIELILNAVNINLVAFGSYVSSISGEVFALFIITVAAAEVGVGLAILLLLYRNRQSVDLSEADLMKG; encoded by the coding sequence GTGCTGCTGAACCAGTTCCTGATCCTCAGCGCCGTGCTGTTCGCCATCGGTGTCTACGGGGTGCTGGCGCGCCGCAACGGGGTGCTGGTGCTGATGTCGATCGAGCTCATCCTCAACGCCGTGAACATCAACCTGGTGGCGTTCGGCAGCTACGTCTCCAGCATCTCCGGCGAGGTGTTCGCCCTCTTCATCATCACCGTGGCCGCCGCCGAGGTGGGTGTCGGCCTGGCGATCCTCCTGCTGCTGTATCGCAACCGCCAGAGCGTCGACCTCAGCGAGGCCGACCTGATGAAGGGCTAG
- a CDS encoding NADH-quinone oxidoreductase subunit J: MTVLGVLVAQNIAFGVIAAIMMFAAIRLVTTRNVVHAALFLVVVLGGVAALFLLMGAEFVGITQILVYIGAVVVLFLFGIMLTRTRIGDEEGTDHAKRLPAVLAAALVATVTIYAVVTGFGDAELPADTRTTTAEVADSIFSTYIVPFEAVSVLLLAALIGAIVIARRN, translated from the coding sequence GTGACCGTCCTCGGCGTCCTCGTCGCCCAGAACATCGCCTTCGGGGTGATCGCCGCCATCATGATGTTCGCGGCGATCCGTCTCGTCACCACCCGCAACGTGGTGCACGCGGCGCTGTTCCTGGTGGTGGTGCTGGGCGGCGTGGCCGCCCTGTTCCTGCTGATGGGCGCCGAGTTCGTGGGGATCACCCAGATCCTGGTCTACATCGGCGCCGTCGTGGTGCTGTTCCTGTTCGGCATCATGCTGACCCGCACCCGCATCGGCGACGAGGAGGGCACCGACCACGCCAAACGCCTGCCCGCAGTGCTGGCGGCCGCACTGGTGGCCACCGTCACCATCTACGCCGTGGTGACCGGATTCGGCGACGCGGAATTGCCCGCCGACACCCGCACCACCACCGCCGAGGTGGCCGACTCCATCTTCAGCACCTACATCGTCCCGTTCGAAGCCGTCTCGGTGCTGCTGCTGGCGGCTCTCATCGGCGCCATCGTCATCGCCCGGAGGAACTGA
- a CDS encoding 4Fe-4S binding protein — protein MRGLGMLKGMGVTGRTMLRTLFPDGLRKPVPAPSRGAHTVQYPHVKEAPVTRARGVIGLHHDNCTVCMLCARECPDWCIYIEGHKELAPPRRPGGKPRQRAKIDRFDIDYALCMYCGICVEVCPFDALFWSPEYEYSEPRIADLLHDADRLADWMETVPPFETYEPGANVKQPKLPEPSQHRAPRSANP, from the coding sequence ATGCGAGGCCTGGGAATGCTCAAGGGGATGGGGGTGACCGGTCGCACGATGCTGCGCACGCTGTTCCCCGACGGGCTCCGCAAGCCCGTCCCGGCACCCTCGCGGGGGGCGCACACCGTGCAGTACCCGCACGTCAAGGAGGCGCCGGTGACCCGGGCCCGCGGCGTCATCGGCCTGCACCACGACAACTGCACCGTGTGCATGCTGTGCGCCCGGGAGTGCCCCGACTGGTGCATCTACATCGAGGGTCACAAGGAGCTGGCCCCGCCGCGGCGTCCCGGCGGCAAGCCCCGCCAGCGCGCCAAGATCGACCGCTTCGACATCGACTACGCGCTGTGCATGTACTGCGGCATCTGCGTGGAGGTGTGCCCCTTCGACGCCCTGTTCTGGAGCCCCGAGTACGAGTACTCCGAGCCCCGCATCGCCGATCTGCTGCACGACGCCGACCGGCTGGCCGACTGGATGGAGACCGTGCCGCCCTTCGAGACCTACGAGCCGGGCGCCAACGTCAAGCAGCCCAAGCTGCCCGAGCCGTCCCAGCACCGGGCCCCCCGGAGCGCCAACCCGTGA
- a CDS encoding NADH-quinone oxidoreductase subunit H has product MIWTLALELAYWQQTAIKLVVVALVIPTAALILGYVFLMKMMSFMQSRLGPMEAGPYGTLQLLADGVKFLQKEDVFPRRADRYVFALAPVVVLVSTFLLFVVLPVGPDAVVSGLDAGLFFALAVASLSVIGVLMAGWGSANKYALMGGMRAAGQLIAYELPLVLAAIGVVIQAGTLDLNKIVLAQANGELFGWGGMGFPYILTQFVGFAIFLVAVQAELTQPPFDMPVAESEIVGGYQVEYTGFRFLFFFMAEFGTAFAFAGIASVLFLGGWYVPGLDPTSGWFNLIGPFVMFIKIMAVSALIFWFRFTFPRLREDQLQKLAWKVLIPLALLNIVVTGVLKVLV; this is encoded by the coding sequence GTGATCTGGACCCTCGCCCTCGAGCTGGCCTACTGGCAGCAGACCGCCATCAAGCTGGTGGTGGTGGCGCTGGTCATCCCGACCGCGGCGCTCATCCTGGGCTACGTGTTCCTGATGAAGATGATGAGCTTCATGCAGAGCCGGCTGGGGCCCATGGAGGCCGGCCCCTACGGCACCCTGCAGCTGCTGGCCGACGGCGTGAAGTTCCTGCAGAAGGAGGACGTGTTCCCGCGCCGGGCCGACCGCTACGTGTTCGCCCTGGCGCCGGTGGTGGTGCTGGTGTCCACGTTCCTGCTTTTCGTGGTCCTGCCGGTGGGCCCCGACGCGGTCGTGAGCGGCCTCGACGCGGGCCTCTTCTTCGCCCTGGCGGTGGCGTCCCTGTCGGTGATCGGCGTACTCATGGCCGGCTGGGGCTCGGCCAACAAGTACGCCCTCATGGGCGGCATGCGCGCCGCCGGGCAGCTCATCGCCTACGAGCTGCCGCTGGTGCTGGCGGCCATCGGCGTGGTCATCCAGGCCGGCACGCTCGACCTCAACAAGATCGTGCTGGCCCAGGCCAACGGCGAACTGTTCGGCTGGGGCGGCATGGGCTTCCCCTACATCCTCACCCAGTTCGTGGGCTTCGCCATCTTCCTGGTGGCGGTGCAGGCCGAGCTGACCCAGCCGCCCTTCGACATGCCGGTGGCCGAGTCCGAGATCGTCGGGGGCTACCAGGTGGAGTACACCGGGTTCCGGTTCCTGTTCTTCTTCATGGCCGAGTTCGGCACGGCGTTCGCCTTCGCCGGGATCGCCTCGGTGCTGTTCCTCGGCGGCTGGTACGTGCCGGGCCTGGATCCCACGTCGGGCTGGTTCAACCTCATCGGACCGTTCGTGATGTTCATCAAGATCATGGCCGTCTCGGCGCTCATCTTCTGGTTCCGCTTCACGTTCCCGCGGCTGCGTGAGGACCAGCTCCAGAAGCTGGCCTGGAAGGTGCTCATCCCGCTGGCGCTGCTGAACATCGTGGTGACCGGCGTGCTGAAGGTCCTGGTCTGA
- a CDS encoding NADH-quinone oxidoreductase subunit D 1 produces the protein MTVTEREQRAFIAAAAADARVNVELETEGMTLNIGPQHPATHGTLRIVARLDGEQVVAAEPVMGYMHRGYEKLAEVRTYPQVTTLINRIDWLGSFANEVPFILAAEQLMEVEAPPRAAWIRTILFELSRLANISLFLGDMGVQLGAITPVFFAFRDREFVLNQIEAVTGGRFHPNFDRIGGLKDDLPKGWIEETRGVMVKMRNFCDELEDLLMGNEIFEARTRGVGVIPADVALSYGLSGANLRASGVDWDMRRDNPCGLVHDQLDWKVWTHPDGDSFARYWVRLQETREATWMVEQLLDGLPTGPVMAKVPVIIKVPAGEAYVATENPLGVMGYYVVSKGDLGPFRVKIRSASFNNISVTPWVMRGVYVPDVITILASLYFILGDIDR, from the coding sequence ATGACCGTCACCGAGCGCGAGCAGCGGGCCTTCATCGCCGCCGCCGCGGCCGACGCCCGCGTCAACGTGGAGCTCGAGACCGAGGGCATGACCCTCAACATCGGCCCGCAGCACCCGGCCACCCACGGCACCCTGCGCATCGTGGCCCGCCTCGACGGCGAGCAGGTGGTGGCGGCCGAGCCGGTCATGGGCTACATGCACCGGGGCTACGAGAAGCTGGCCGAGGTGCGCACCTACCCGCAGGTCACCACCCTCATCAACCGCATCGACTGGCTGGGCAGCTTCGCCAACGAGGTGCCGTTCATCCTGGCCGCCGAGCAGCTCATGGAGGTGGAGGCACCGCCCCGGGCCGCCTGGATCCGCACCATCCTCTTCGAGCTGTCCCGGCTGGCGAACATCTCGCTGTTCCTCGGCGACATGGGCGTCCAGCTCGGCGCCATCACGCCGGTGTTCTTCGCCTTCCGGGACCGGGAGTTCGTGCTCAACCAGATCGAGGCGGTCACCGGCGGGCGCTTCCACCCCAACTTCGACCGCATCGGCGGCCTCAAGGACGACCTGCCCAAGGGCTGGATCGAAGAGACCCGCGGCGTCATGGTCAAGATGCGCAACTTCTGCGACGAGCTCGAGGACCTGCTGATGGGCAACGAGATCTTCGAGGCCCGGACCCGCGGCGTGGGCGTCATCCCCGCCGACGTCGCCCTGTCGTACGGGCTCTCGGGGGCCAACCTGCGCGCCTCGGGCGTGGACTGGGACATGCGCCGCGACAACCCCTGCGGCCTGGTCCACGACCAGCTGGACTGGAAGGTCTGGACGCACCCCGACGGCGACTCCTTCGCCCGCTACTGGGTGCGCCTGCAGGAGACCCGCGAGGCCACCTGGATGGTGGAGCAGCTGCTGGACGGCCTGCCCACCGGGCCGGTGATGGCCAAGGTGCCTGTGATCATCAAGGTGCCTGCCGGGGAGGCCTACGTGGCGACTGAGAACCCGCTGGGCGTCATGGGTTACTACGTGGTCAGCAAGGGCGACCTGGGGCCGTTCCGGGTGAAGATCCGCTCCGCCTCGTTCAACAACATCTCGGTGACACCCTGGGTCATGCGGGGCGTCTACGTGCCCGACGTGATCACCATCCTGGCCAGCCTCTACTTCATCCTGGGCGACATCGACCGGTGA
- a CDS encoding NADH-quinone oxidoreductase subunit C, producing MSDTDMSAPDANGTDGEAADPRHTAAVATLTEVLGEAVLAHHSERGELWVRVHHEAWQQAGYALRDDLGCRWFDFLSAIDWLPSPFGRDMDAEQDWPTTGPPARDTTLEHGVTGGDTRLQIIARVQAVEDNPGGQNLSVTLKADLPNENPATETWIPVYAGANWHEREAWEMFGIAFVGHPDLRHIYLPGEFEGHPLRKDFPLLARRVKPWPGLVDVEDMPAAAEEAPS from the coding sequence GTGAGCGACACCGACATGAGTGCTCCCGACGCGAACGGGACGGACGGCGAGGCCGCCGATCCCCGCCATACCGCCGCCGTCGCCACCCTCACCGAGGTGCTGGGCGAGGCGGTGCTGGCGCACCACTCCGAGCGCGGTGAGCTGTGGGTACGGGTTCACCACGAGGCGTGGCAGCAGGCCGGCTACGCGCTGCGCGACGACCTGGGCTGCCGCTGGTTCGACTTCCTCTCGGCCATCGACTGGCTGCCCTCCCCGTTCGGGCGTGACATGGACGCCGAGCAGGACTGGCCCACCACCGGACCGCCGGCCCGTGACACGACCCTCGAACACGGCGTGACCGGCGGCGACACCCGCCTGCAGATCATCGCCCGGGTGCAGGCCGTCGAGGACAACCCCGGTGGCCAGAACCTGTCGGTGACCCTCAAAGCCGACCTGCCCAACGAGAACCCGGCCACCGAGACGTGGATCCCGGTGTACGCCGGCGCCAACTGGCACGAGCGCGAGGCCTGGGAAATGTTCGGCATCGCCTTCGTCGGCCATCCTGACCTGCGCCACATCTACCTGCCGGGCGAGTTCGAGGGCCACCCGCTGCGCAAGGACTTCCCCCTGCTGGCGCGCCGCGTGAAGCCCTGGCCCGGCCTCGTGGACGTGGAGGACATGCCCGCAGCCGCTGAAGAGGCGCCCTCATGA
- the nuoB gene encoding NADH-quinone oxidoreductase subunit NuoB: MPAPLTKLLSIGRKYSLWVYQWGLACCAIEMGAAFGSPRYDVMRLGVIPFPASPRQADLVVVSGTVTDKMVPSILRLYEQMPDPKYVISMGSCANCGGPYWDSYSVTKGIDQIIPVDVYVPGCPPRPEALLEGIVLLQERIANEDMAARWTGDPIVVD, encoded by the coding sequence ATGCCCGCGCCCCTCACCAAGCTGCTCAGCATCGGCCGCAAGTACTCGCTCTGGGTCTACCAGTGGGGCCTGGCCTGCTGCGCCATCGAGATGGGCGCCGCGTTCGGCTCGCCCCGCTACGACGTGATGCGCCTCGGCGTGATCCCGTTCCCCGCCAGCCCCCGCCAGGCCGACTTGGTGGTGGTCTCCGGCACCGTCACCGACAAGATGGTGCCGTCGATCCTGCGCCTCTACGAGCAGATGCCCGACCCGAAGTACGTCATCTCGATGGGCTCCTGCGCCAACTGCGGCGGCCCCTACTGGGACTCCTACTCGGTCACCAAGGGCATCGACCAGATCATCCCGGTGGACGTCTACGTGCCCGGCTGCCCGCCCCGCCCCGAGGCCCTGCTGGAGGGCATCGTCCTGTTGCAGGAGCGCATCGCCAACGAGGACATGGCGGCGCGCTGGACGGGCGATCCGATCGTCGTCGACTAG
- the ndhC gene encoding NADH-quinone oxidoreductase subunit A — translation MSDFLRSYLTVGFFAVLAVLMVALMLGVGSVLRPDRPQRQKYVTYESGVDPVGEGWSQSTLRYYLFALLFVMFDVEAVFIFPWATRLEVYGVFGLVEMAIFIFILALGLFYAWRKRVLRWV, via the coding sequence GTGTCGGACTTCCTGCGCAGCTACCTGACGGTCGGTTTCTTCGCCGTCCTGGCGGTGCTGATGGTGGCGCTCATGCTGGGCGTCGGCTCCGTGCTGCGCCCCGACCGGCCGCAGCGCCAGAAGTACGTGACCTACGAGAGCGGCGTGGATCCGGTCGGGGAGGGCTGGTCGCAGAGCACCCTCCGCTACTACCTGTTCGCCCTGCTCTTCGTGATGTTCGACGTGGAGGCCGTGTTCATCTTCCCGTGGGCCACCCGGCTGGAGGTCTACGGGGTCTTCGGGCTCGTCGAGATGGCGATCTTCATCTTCATCCTGGCGCTGGGCCTGTTCTACGCCTGGCGCAAACGCGTCCTGAGATGGGTCTGA
- a CDS encoding TrpB-like pyridoxal phosphate-dependent enzyme, with protein MAERIKTLLPEEQMPAQWYNVIPDLPAPPPPPLHPATMEPIGPDALAPLFPMALILQEVSGDSHIDIPDPIQQVYRLWRPTPLIRARRLEQALGTPARIYFKYEGVSPVGSHKPNTAVPQAFYNAESGITKLTTETGAGQWGCALAFACQMFDLRCEVWQVRASYDQKPYRRSMMEVFGATVHPSPSTATETGRKLLEAEPDNPGSLGIAISEAIEVAAQDPQAHYSLGSVLNHVLLHQTVIGEEALLQLAELGEIPDLIVGCTGGGSNFAGLSFPFLREKLAGNMAPVIRCVEPAACPSFTRGVYAYDFGDMAGFTPLIKMYTLGHSFVPAPIHAGGLRYHGMSPLLSHIYDLGLVEAEAKAQSECFEAGTLFARCEGIVPAPEPTHALASAVAEARRCAETGEEKVILTALCGHGLLDLSAYDSYLSGQLQDYSYPAEAVEAAMAGIPGAAG; from the coding sequence ATGGCTGAACGCATCAAGACACTCCTGCCCGAAGAGCAGATGCCCGCCCAGTGGTACAACGTGATCCCGGACCTGCCGGCGCCGCCCCCGCCGCCGCTGCATCCGGCCACGATGGAGCCGATCGGCCCCGACGCCCTCGCCCCGCTGTTCCCGATGGCCCTCATCCTCCAGGAGGTCAGCGGCGACAGCCACATAGACATCCCGGACCCCATCCAGCAGGTGTACCGGCTGTGGCGCCCCACGCCGCTGATCCGCGCCCGGCGCCTCGAGCAGGCCCTCGGCACCCCGGCCCGCATCTACTTCAAGTACGAGGGCGTCAGCCCCGTCGGGTCGCACAAGCCCAACACGGCGGTCCCCCAGGCCTTCTACAACGCCGAGTCGGGAATCACCAAGCTCACCACCGAGACCGGCGCCGGCCAGTGGGGCTGCGCGCTGGCGTTCGCCTGCCAGATGTTCGACCTGCGCTGCGAGGTGTGGCAGGTGCGCGCCTCCTACGACCAGAAGCCCTACCGGCGCTCGATGATGGAGGTGTTCGGCGCCACGGTGCACCCCAGCCCGTCGACGGCCACCGAGACGGGCCGCAAGCTGCTGGAGGCCGAGCCCGACAACCCCGGCAGCCTCGGCATCGCCATCAGCGAGGCCATCGAGGTGGCCGCCCAGGATCCCCAGGCGCACTACTCCCTGGGCAGCGTGCTGAACCACGTGCTGCTGCACCAGACCGTGATCGGCGAGGAGGCCCTGCTGCAGCTCGCCGAACTGGGCGAGATCCCCGATCTGATCGTGGGCTGCACCGGCGGTGGCTCCAACTTCGCCGGCCTCTCGTTCCCGTTCCTGCGCGAGAAGCTGGCCGGCAACATGGCGCCGGTCATCCGCTGCGTCGAGCCGGCGGCCTGCCCGTCGTTCACCAGGGGCGTCTACGCCTACGACTTCGGCGACATGGCGGGGTTCACCCCGCTCATCAAGATGTACACCCTGGGCCACTCCTTCGTGCCGGCGCCCATCCACGCCGGCGGCCTGCGCTACCACGGCATGTCACCGCTGCTCTCGCACATCTACGACCTCGGCCTCGTGGAGGCCGAGGCCAAGGCGCAGTCCGAGTGCTTCGAGGCGGGCACGCTGTTCGCGCGCTGCGAGGGCATCGTCCCGGCGCCCGAGCCCACCCACGCCCTGGCCTCGGCGGTCGCCGAAGCCCGGCGCTGCGCCGAGACCGGCGAGGAGAAGGTCATCCTCACCGCGCTGTGCGGCCACGGCCTGCTGGACCTGTCGGCCTACGACTCCTACTTGTCGGGCCAGCTGCAGGACTACAGCTACCCGGCCGAGGCGGTCGAGGCCGCCATGGCCGGCATCCCCGGGGCTGCCGGCTGA
- a CDS encoding clan AA aspartic protease, translated as MGQTHVMVKVRNLLERDRCWEGRFLVDTGATDSLVPRRCLEEIGVQSEERRTYRLADGSKATFDTAFAVLEFMDNAAPMRVIFGDDGAEPLLGVIALESGGITVDPEKGELTQRAVLRL; from the coding sequence ATGGGCCAGACGCATGTGATGGTGAAGGTGCGGAATCTTCTGGAGCGGGACCGCTGCTGGGAGGGCAGGTTCTTGGTCGACACAGGTGCCACCGACAGCCTGGTGCCGCGCCGCTGCCTGGAGGAGATCGGGGTGCAATCCGAGGAGCGGCGGACCTACAGGCTGGCCGATGGCAGCAAGGCCACCTTCGACACGGCATTCGCGGTGCTCGAGTTCATGGACAACGCCGCGCCGATGCGGGTCATTTTCGGCGACGACGGAGCCGAGCCGCTGCTGGGCGTGATCGCGCTGGAGTCGGGCGGGATCACCGTGGACCCGGAGAAAGGAGAACTGACGCAGCGCGCGGTGCTGAGGCTGTAG
- a CDS encoding pyridoxamine 5'-phosphate oxidase family protein, with the protein MAERGEGTTRGAPTEAHYEDLADWGLDAADEEAMLAAQTECTFIWANREGWPVGVIMSFIWRRGRFWLTAGGQRARIAAVRRDPRVCIVVTSTGAAGVPDRRTVTYKGTCHLHDDADTKAWFYPELAAALHPDPERARHFARFLDSPNRVILEVEPTQRIGFDGTKQNAATTAWAEAARVAERRTTA; encoded by the coding sequence ATGGCCGAGCGTGGGGAAGGAACGACTCGCGGCGCCCCGACTGAAGCCCACTACGAGGACCTGGCCGACTGGGGGCTGGACGCGGCCGACGAGGAGGCCATGCTGGCCGCCCAGACCGAGTGCACCTTCATCTGGGCCAACCGCGAGGGCTGGCCGGTGGGCGTCATCATGAGCTTCATCTGGCGGCGCGGCCGCTTCTGGCTCACCGCCGGCGGCCAGCGCGCCCGCATCGCCGCGGTGCGCCGCGACCCGCGGGTCTGCATCGTCGTCACCAGCACCGGCGCCGCAGGCGTGCCCGATCGCCGCACGGTCACCTACAAGGGCACCTGCCACCTGCACGACGACGCCGACACCAAGGCCTGGTTCTATCCCGAACTGGCCGCTGCCCTGCACCCGGATCCGGAACGAGCCCGGCACTTCGCTCGCTTCCTGGACTCGCCCAACCGGGTGATCCTCGAGGTCGAGCCCACCCAGCGAATCGGCTTCGACGGCACCAAGCAGAACGCCGCCACAACAGCCTGGGCCGAAGCCGCCCGAGTCGCCGAACGCCGGACGACCGCCTGA
- a CDS encoding VOC family protein: MGHPLGEIVQVAYAVNDVTVGARRWAERFGAGPFFVRHHIPMHDSMHRGRPAHFDHSNACGQWGPIMVELIQDHGTGPSVVRDMYAPGEEGLHHVACFVDDLDAAVAGYVALGYEVAGTGNAYGLTRVCYIDTIVERGHLTELYVPTGRLREFYRTVAEAAQGWDGSDPVRLRE; this comes from the coding sequence GTGGGACATCCGCTCGGGGAGATCGTTCAGGTGGCCTATGCGGTGAACGACGTGACCGTCGGGGCGCGGCGCTGGGCCGAGCGGTTCGGGGCGGGGCCGTTCTTCGTGCGTCATCACATCCCGATGCACGACTCCATGCACCGGGGGCGCCCGGCGCACTTCGACCACAGCAACGCCTGCGGTCAGTGGGGTCCGATCATGGTCGAGCTGATCCAGGACCACGGCACCGGTCCGTCGGTGGTCCGTGACATGTACGCACCCGGCGAGGAGGGACTGCATCACGTGGCCTGCTTCGTGGACGACCTCGACGCCGCCGTCGCCGGCTATGTCGCACTGGGCTACGAGGTCGCCGGGACGGGCAATGCCTACGGACTGACGAGGGTCTGCTACATCGACACGATTGTCGAGCGCGGCCACCTGACCGAGCTGTACGTGCCGACCGGACGCCTGCGGGAGTTCTACAGGACGGTCGCCGAGGCAGCACAGGGCTGGGACGGCAGCGACCCTGTGCGCCTGCGGGAGTGA